In Arachis stenosperma cultivar V10309 chromosome 1, arast.V10309.gnm1.PFL2, whole genome shotgun sequence, one DNA window encodes the following:
- the LOC130933306 gene encoding uncharacterized protein LOC130933306 codes for MVKNAYSLCDLFSEVIEWIGPDNVVHVVTDNAANYVAAGRLINKKFENIHWSPCAAHCLNLILKDISSMPHIYSLTTCASKIIVFVYNHTVFLSWLRQKDDWREIVRPGRSANGRAVSAIILDNKFWDDCFTICQIVSPLIKLLSLVDADDKPSLGIVYEGMLRESLDVMRALLDLVTLHCKVNNLDLVEAMKEIHLYRDRKESFDRPEAVPAAKKLQPDEWWRLFGSSAPCLQKMAVRILSQASASSGCEKNWSLFDQIHTARRNRLEHDRLSDIVYVTYNLCLKSRKQKSQYDPIDIETIDKVDFWVTEEVVEKEPDLPSNIEDLLDEIDADLDQGGGVGSTSTFYAAPLAFSGPSSGNEGDEINDANLQQIMEYFFWSKIDAAMLCLVVCLLTFEL; via the exons ATGGTTAAAAATGCTTATAGCTTGTGTGACTTGTTTTCAGAGGTGATTGAATGGATTGGACCTGATAATGTTGTTCATGTAGTGACCGATAATGCTGCGAATTATGTTGCTGCTGGTAGgcttattaataaaaaatttgaaaatattcaCTGGTCACCTTGTGCTGCTCATTGCTTGAATCTTATTCTAAAAGATATAAGCAGCATGCCACATATTTATAGCCTTACAACGTGTGCTTCGAAGATTATTGTGTTTGTATATAATCATACGGTGTTCTTGTCCTGGCTAAGACAAAAAGATGATTGGAGGGAGATTGTTCGTCCAG GAAGGAGTGCTAATGGGAGAGCTGTGAGTGCAATTATCCTAGACAATAAATTTTGGGATGATTGTTTTACTATATGCCAAATTGTGAGTCCGTTGATTAAATTGCTGAGTTTGGTAGATGCCGATGATAAACCATCATTGGGAATTGTTTATGAAGGTATGCTAAG AGAATCACTTGATGTCATGCGAGCTTTACTTGATCTTGTTACATTGCATTGCAAGGTTAATAATTTAGATTTAGTTGAGGCAATGAAAGAAATACACTTATATAGAGATCGAAAGGAAAGCTTTGATAGGCCTGAAGCTGTTCCAGCTGCAAAAAAACTTCAACCTG ATGAATGGTGGAGGTTATTTGGTAGTTCTGCTCCATGTTTACAAAAAATGGCAGTTCGCATTCTTAGCCAAGCATCTGCTTCTTCAGGGTGTGAAAAGAATTGGAGTCTTTTTGATCAAATTCATACAGCAAGAAGGAATAGATTGGAGCATGATAGGCTAAGTGATATTGTGTATGTTACATATAATTTGTGTCTTAAATCCAG aaagcaaaagtcGCAATATGATCCAATCGATATTGAAACTATTGATAAGGTTGATTTTTGGGTGACGGAAGAGGTTGTTGAAAAAGAGCCTGATCTTCCAAGTAATATTGAAGACTTGCTTG ATGAGATTGATGCTGATTTAGATCAAGGTGGTGGTGTTGGTAGTACTAGTACATTTTATGCTGCACCACTTGCTTTTTCTGGTCCAAGTAGTGGAAATGAAGGTGATGAAATCAATGACGCAAATCTGCAACAAATTATGGAGTACTTTTTCTGGTCCAAGATTGATGCTGCTATGTTATGTTTGGTTGTTTGTTTGTTgacttttgaactttga
- the LOC130944901 gene encoding pumilio homolog 24, with protein sequence MAPKKQDDGSTKKRKRIPASRSNTEASHESPSKAPKLSASKKPFKSLKTRKPDAVPKDKTKKAPLTGRERRLHAKELAEARKKKRKRHFTLEQELAHLWEKMRRHEIAKEDRAKLVTEALQRMKGKIPEIAGSHISSRVLQTCVKHCSQAERDAVFEELRPHFLSLSYNAYSVHLVKKMLDNASKKQLAGFISTLRGHVAPLLRHMVGSVVVEHAYELSNAAQKQELLSELYSTELQLFKDLVSLKESRLLDVISKLGLQKGSVIRHMTSVIQPILEKGIVDHSIIHRVLLEYFSVADQSSVTDIIQQLSSPLLVRMIGTKDGAKIGILCAKYGNAKERKKIIKGLKGHIAKTAYHQYGCLVLVCIFSVVDDTNLVTKVIIRELQPTLRELILDKNGRRPILQLLHPSCSRYFSPDELASLSSSIPSLSQKDQSETSTQTEALKVSLNDEKSKEDTEMAVDEPSKDDTPKDDSYVAESGKKDPFVRRQELLIKSGLAESLLDICIENVGELIRSNFGREVLYEVATGGSGGVLHPTLDDKITSLHEAVASLSAMPKSDDSEEDHVLENFHSSRTIRRLVLDCPKFASTLWEKAIKGKSELWAQGHSCKVISAFLESTDSKVQRLVKKELQPLIDSGVLKNQRPRKLSTK encoded by the exons ATGGCGCCGAAGAAGCAGGACGATGgaagcaccaagaagaggaagcGGATTCCAGCTTCGCGCTCTAACACCGAAGCATCACATGAATCCCCTTCTAAGGCTCCTAAACTCTCTGCCTCTAAGAAACCCTTCAAATCCCTCAAAACACGCAAACCAGACGCCGTTCCTAAAGACAAGACCAAGAAGGCTCCCCTTACAGGTCGAGAACGTCGTCTTCATGCTAAG GAACTTGCGGAGGCTaggaaaaagaagaggaagcgCCATTTCACTCTTGAGCAA GAGCTTGCACACCTATGGGAAAAGATGAGGCGTCATGAGATTGCCAAAGAGGATAGAGCCAA GCTGGTGACAGAAGCTCTGCAAAGGATGAAGGGGAAAATTCCTGAAATTGCAGGGTCTCACATTTCTTCTCGGGTTCTTCAG ACTTGTGTCAAGCATTGCTCACAAGCTGAAAGAGATGCAGTGTTCGAAGAACTTAGGCCACATTTTCTATCCCTATCGTACAATGCGTATTCTGTTCACTTAGTAAAGAAGATGCTGGACAATG CCTCCAAGAAACAACTAGCAGGCTTTATCTCCACTCTTCGTGGTCATGTTGCTCCTCTTCTTCGCCACATGGTTGGGTCAGTTG TTGTTGAGCATGCTTATGAGTTATCAAATGCTGCACAAAAGCAAGAGCTGCTGTCAGAATTGTACTCCACGGAACTTCAATTGTTTAAGGATCTAGTTTCACTGAAGGAGAGCAG GTTGTTAGATGTAATTTCCAAGTTGGGTCTACAAAAGGGTTCAGTTATCCGACATATGACGTCAGTGATTCAGCCAATTCTAGAGAAAGGAATTGTTGATCATTCTATCATACACCGAGTCTTATTGGAATATTTCAGCGTTGCTGATCAG TCTTCTGTCACAGATATAATACAGCAGTTATCCAGTCCACTCCTTGTTAGAATGATTGGTACAAAGGATGGAGCTAAAATTGGAATTCTGTGTGCAAAATATGGGAATGCCAAG GAAAGAAAGAAGATTATCAAAGGATTGAAAGGGCACATAGCTAAAACAGCTTATCATCAGTATGGTTGTTTG GTGCTTGTTTGCATATTTTCAGTTGTTGATGACACAAATCTTGTAACAAAG GTTATCATTCGTGAGCTTCAACCAACTCTAAGGGAGCTTATTTTGGATAAG AATGGAAGACGTCCAATTCTTCAATTGTTACATCCTAGTTGTTCACGCTATTTCAGTCCTGATGAACTTGCTTCCCTGAGTTCATCTATTCCTTCTCTGTCTCAGaag GATCAGTCAGAAACAAGCACTCAGACAGAGGCTTTGAAGGTATCACTTAATGATGAGAAGTCCAAGGAAGACACAGAAATGGCAGTGGATGAACCTAGTAAAGATGACACTCCTAAGGATGATTCTTATGTAGCTGAGAGTGGGAAAAAAGACCCATTTGTCAGAAGGCAAGAACTATTGATCAAAAGTGGACTTGCTGAG AGTCTTCTTGATATATGTATTGAGAATGTGGGAGAACTGATACGATCAAATTTTGGCAGAGAGGTTTTATATGAG GTTGCAACAGGTGGTTCTGGTGGCGTACTGCATCCAACCTTGGATGATAAGATAACTTCCCTTCACGAAGCAGTTGCATCTCTTTCAGCAATGCCTAAATCAGATGATTCAGAAGAGGATCATGTCCTTGAAAATTTCCATTCCAGTCGGACCATTAGAAGACTGGTTTTGGATTGCCCCAAGTTTGCTTCCACCTTATGGGAGAAAGCTATAAAAGGGAAAAGTGAGTTGTGGGCACAAGGTCACAG CTGTAAAGTTATCTCTGCATTTTTGGAGTCAACAGATTCAAAGGTACAGAGACTTGTAAAGAAAGAGCTGCAGCCTTTGATTGATAGCGGAGTTCTCAAGAACCAGAGGCCCAGAAAACTATCAACCAAATAA
- the LOC130944911 gene encoding meiotically up-regulated gene 184 protein translates to MGIMGQDSDSKTQLVLQICSIATRSVVCAHRFLSNSPNPSSFIDWYCILGVEENAGINTIRKRYHKLALQLHPDKNQHPKAEIAFKLVSEAYTCLSNAAKRRAFDLERLKSLCFECKRIPNTSSNAGGSGFKAWNIINISRSFKLWRNIRDMRERFKEEAKVIENCLRANSMSRKESPPYNPVGYLQRSKSLHRFDRETPVFNPSDYLYQGYPHLRSNVYKNSSTYWYLQTESMLHNAREGAQHGSPIFEVKSRSMFTSKFAQVPSQC, encoded by the exons ATGGGGATAATGGGACAAGATTCAGATTCCAAGACCCAGTTGGTCTTACAGATTTGCTCCATTGCCACCCGTTCTGTGGTGTGTGCTCATAGGTTTCTCTCAAACTCACCCAACCCATCATCTTTCATTGACTGGTATTGCATTCTTGGA GTGGAAGAAAATGCAGGGATAAATACCATTCGCAAGAGATACCATAAACTGG CTCTGCAACTTCATCCAGATAAGAATCAACACCCCAAGGCTGAAATTGccttcaagcttgtttctgag GCCTATACATGTTTATCCAATGCTGCAAAGAGAAGAGCATTTGACTTGGAGAGACTCAAGAGCTTATGCTTTGAATGCAAAAGAATCCCCAACACATCCAGCAATGCCGGTGGTTCGGGTTTCAAGGCATGGAATATTATCAACATCTCAAGGTCTTTCAAGCTCTGGAGAAACATAAGGGACATGAGAGAGAGATTCAAGGAGGAGGCAAAGGTGATTGAGAACTGTCTGCGAGCGAATTCCATGTCAAGGAAAGAATCTCCTCCCTATAATCCGGTTGGATACCTACAAAGAAGCAAGTCCCTGCACAGATTTGATAGAGAAACCCCTGTTTTCAATCCCTCAGATTACTTGTACCAAGGCTACCCTCATCTGAGGAGCAATGTTTACAAGAATTCTTCCACATATTGGTACCTGCAGACAGAGAGTATGCTGCATAATGCAAGGGAAGGAGCACAGCATGGCTCCCCTATTTTTGAGGTCAAATCTAGGAGTATGTTCACAAGCAAATTTGCTCAAGTCCCATCGCAATGTTAG
- the LOC130933315 gene encoding uncharacterized protein LOC130933315, which produces MPACEKAFKHFKEILATPPVLGKPKAGEPLYLYLAIAGEALPTVLIREEGRAQQPVYFVSRALQGAELRYSKLEKLALALLTTSRRLKQYFQGHQIVVRTDQGIRQVLQKPNLAGRMMTWSIELSQYDIRYEPRQAIKAQAMADFLVEVTGEPTEETGTRWRLHVDGASNQMSGGTRIILESPAGVVYEQSIKFEFPVSNNQAEYEALIGGLALATEVVATRLEICSDSQVVTSQVNESYQARDSLLQKYLEKVKDLSRKFEEVTIHHVPRERNTRADLLSKLASTKPGEGNRSLIQGMMKEPAVTLHLSKLSPSWLDPITSFLENGKLPDDEKCAKKLRREAARKCVKCQENANFHKAPASELSLITSSRPFSQWGVDLLEPFPVGQGQVKYLIIAIDYYTKWIEAEPLASISSSNCRKFMWRQVITRFGIPEVVISDNGTQFTGKKFTEFLTGLGIRQRFSSVEHPQTNGQVESANKIILLGLKKRLDNKKDAVIPVKIGEPSPRLHLKGVGEAVEKDLIDEAREMAHLTETALKQRMALRYNTKVLKREFEPNDLVLRRNDIGLPTPGEGKLAANWEGPYKVKEVMGKGAFKLERLDGKEVPRTWNASNLRRFYS; this is translated from the exons ATGCCCGCGTGCGAGAAAGCTTTCAaacacttcaaggaaatcctaGCAACACCCCCTGTGCTCGGAAAGCCAAAGGCCGGAGAGCCGTTATATCTGTACCTCGCTATAGCAGGAGAAGCCCTGCCCACGGTCTTGATACGAGAAGAAGGAAGGGCTCAGCAGCCAGTCTATTTCGTGAGCAGAGCCCTACAAGGGGCGGAACTAAGGTACAGCAAACTGGAAAAGCTAGCTCTGGCACTCTTAACCACTTCGAGGAGGTTAAAACAATACTTCCAAGGTCACCAGATTGTCGTAAGGACGGACCAAGGAATCCGACAAGTACTCCAAAAACCCAATTtggcgggaagaatgatgacttggtccatcgaaCTCTCCCAATATGACATACGGTACGAGCCCCGACAAGCGATCAAGGCGCAAGCGATGGCAGATTTCCTGGTAGAAGTAACGGGAGAGCCAACCGAAGAAACGGGCACACGGTGGAGGCTCCACGTGGACGGGGCCTCCAATCAGATGTCCGGGGGCACCAGGATCATCCTAGAAAGCCCAGCCGGGGTCGTATACGAGCAGTCGATCAAGTTTGAATTTCCCGTCTCGAACAACCAAGCGgaatacgaagccctcataGGGGGCCTAGCCCTAGCAACGGAAGTCGTAGCGACAAGGTTGGAAATATGCAGCGACTCACAAGTCGTCACCTCCCAAGTAAACGAGAGCTACCAAGCCAGAGACTCGCTACTACAAAAGTACTTGGAGAAAGTCAAGGATTTGAGCCGGAAGTTTGAGGAGGTCACGATCCACCACGTTCCaagagaaaggaacacacgggcagaCCTCCTATCAAAATTGGCTAGCACAAAACCGGGAGAAGGCAACCGATCTCTCATCCAAGGAATGATGAAGGAGCCGGCAGTCACTCTGCACCTCTCAAAACTAAGCCCCTCATGGTTAGACCCAATCACCAGCTTCTTAGAAAACGGCAAACTTCCCGACGACGAAAAATGTGCTAAGAAATTGAGAAGGGAAGCAGCCAG AAAGTGCGTCAAGTGTCAAGAAAATGCCAATTTCCACAAAGCACCGGCTTCCGAGCTAAGCTTAATAACGTCCTCCCGGCCATTCTCACAATGGGGAGTCGACCTCTTGGAGCCTTTCCCGGTTGGTCAAGGACAAGTCAAGTACCTTATAATCGCCATTgactactacaccaaatggatagagGCCGAGCCGCTGGCCAGCATATCCTCATCCAATTGCAGGAAGTTCATGTGGAGGCAAGTGATAACGCGGTTCGGTATCCCGGAAGTCGTTATCTcggacaatggaacacagttcaccgGCAAGAAGTTCACGGAGTTCCTCACGGGCCTGGGTATAAGACAGAGGTTCTCCTCGGTGGAACACCCCCAAACGAACGGACAAGTTGAGTCCGCAAACAAGATCATCCTGTTAGGGCTTAAGAAGCGGCTGGATAATAAAAAAG ATGCGGTAATACCTGTGAAAATCGGGGAACCAAGCCCACGACTACATTTGAAGGGAGTAGGGGAAGCCGTGGAGAAGGACCTGATAGATGAAGCCAGAGAAATGGCCCACTTGACGGAAACGGCGCTGAAGCAAAGAATGGCCTTgcgctacaacaccaaagtgctcaaaAGAGAGTTTGAACcaaacgacctcgtcctaaggcgtAACGACATCGGCTTACCGACCCCGGGAGAGGGCAAGCTGGCGGCAAACTGGGAAGGTCCCTACAAAGTTAAAGAAGTGATGGGCAAAGGCGCTTTCAAGTTGGAAAGGCTCGATGGCAAAGAAGTCCCAAGAACGTGGAATGCGAGCAACTTGAGAAGATTTTACTCCTAG